One Coccinella septempunctata chromosome 1, icCocSept1.1, whole genome shotgun sequence DNA window includes the following coding sequences:
- the LOC123321148 gene encoding protein-serine O-palmitoleoyltransferase porcupine codes for MYDLMDFNYFDSENDYYDDTQDFEEYDDDDFQDENFTDVWNNCVLLSSQSILPLMWRLMFSNISFGLLVSSVKISEPIFHLLSGLTGIYLASEVESTEGKSILIIYLIVSYLIIIGTHFIHKKCSKDLGPIVKVFFIASLIFSQHLFIKKEVFLRIRGILMIIVMKILHLIDETFEKGEFPSVLQYFGYTLCSANILFGPWTTYQEYKELHSQPKKKNAYWILGIFKSFTLSLTCLTISNCWAAYLISGSFNRWLLAYRDALSFRFSHYFVSYLAEMSMISAGFKNFNSGGKLWSYTVVSPLDIEFPTSLATVVTKWNQPIHLFLKNTIYLPMRKYGQFSAIMATFLVSSFLHGFEVRVSVVLLSLGVFSFLQVKSRILISDAMDACLNVKPCKQCTHKYGRDNFGVRTSLLLFAFDSILHLAYLGILMDPALGDLSIYEQWSDLYFISHIIMFVNFLLII; via the exons ATGTACGATTTAATGGACTTCAACTATTTTGATTCAGAGAATGA tTATTACGATGATACCCAGGATTTCGAGGAGTATGATGACGATGATTTCCAAGATGAGAACTTTACAGATGTCTGGAATAATTGCGTTTTGTTATCTAGCCAAAGCATCCTACCACTTATGTGGAGACTAATGTTTTCAAACATTTCTTTTGGGCTTCTTGTTTCATCAG TTAAAATTTCTGAACCTATCTTTCATCTACTATCTGGTCTGACAGGAATATATCTAGCTTCAGAAGTGGAAAGTACAGAAGGAAAAAGTATTCTCATTATTTATCTGATAGTTTCCTATTTAATAATCATTGGAACTCATTTTATACACAAGAAATGCTCTAAGGACTTGGGACCTATTGTGAAAGTTTTTTTCATTGCGAGCTTAATTTTCAG CCAAcatttattcataaaaaaagagGTGTTCCTTCGTATTAGAGGTATTTTGATGattattgttatgaaaatacttCATCTTATTGATGAAACCTTTGAGAAAGGAGAGTTTCCCAGCGTATTACAATATTTTGGGTATACTTTATGCAGTGCTAATATTTTATTTGGACCTTGGACGACATATCAGGAGTACAAGGAACTTCATTCCCAACCAAAAAAaaag AATGCATATTGGATATTAGGAATTTTCAAATCATTTACACTATCACTAACATGTCTCACTATCTCTAACTGTTGGGCGGCATATCTCATATCTGGTTCATTCAACAG GTGGCTTCTAGCGTACAGGGATGCCTTATCTTTTCGATTCAGCCATTATTTTGTTAGTTACCTGGCTGAAATGAGCATGATAAGTGCtggattcaaaaatttcaactcGGGTGGAAAACTGTGGTCTTACACTGTTGTCAGTCCATTGGATATTGAGTTTCCTACATCATTAGCCACAGTGGTGACGAAATGGAACCAACCAATTCATTTGTTCTTAAAAAATA CTATTTATCTGCCTATGCGGAAATACGGACAGTTTTCAGCAATCATGGCAACTTTTTTAGTATCATCATTTTTACATGGCTTCGAGGTGAGAGTTTCAGTCGTTCTCCTTTCCCTGGGTgtcttttcttttcttcaagTGAAGTCGAGGATTTTAATATCAGATGCAATGGATGCTTGTTTGAATGTGAAACCTTGTAAACAGTGTACACATAAATACGGTCGTGATAATTTTGGAGTGAGAACTTCGCTTCTTTTATTCGCATTTGATAGTATTTTACATCTTGCATATTTAGGAATACTTATGGATCCAGCTTTAGGTGATTTGAGTATTTATGAGCAATGGagtgatttgtattttattagtCATATTATTATGTTTGTGAATTTCCTTTTGATAATATGA
- the LOC123321159 gene encoding dynein regulatory complex protein 9-like: MSFHTEKSSEKNFFRTKSESDEVIFSIRDEYELNPLMSVISVVILESCRDEVDVLNSSCRKSVSEKQPVVHVPIEKRYGFSDEVVLERNMQIRLGSIQSDYSRLDRIMTLLKDVLEYGITDLSEKRSYQMLSRAVGDIQEMKSDESKLFSTFNFNYSLNSKLTEEALTDRLEAMEHIKAVDDQIHKTKRRSESFLQEAGIKYTTLLNWEKSRYEQNLLLQRNKEERIKESIEHKKKLMREETKANAEMMKFYVEHMKDIKADIEKWMTKYDEDMDAKDIAILKQKMELEDMQEKLQDLEKKIIRRNDEMNNWIDLRNNRREEKIRNAIQKRAATKIQRWWRNILQERKDALKKKTKKKKKGKK; this comes from the exons ATGTCATTTCATACAGAGAAgtcctcagaaaaaaattttttccgaacAAAATCGGAATCAGATGAAGTGATATTTAGTATAAGAGACGAATACGAACTTAATCCACTTATGAGTGTGATAAGTGTTGTGATTCTTGAAAGTTGTAGAGATGAAGTGGATGTTTTGAATTCTTCTTGTCGAAAGTCAGTGAGTGAAAAGCAGCCAGTTGTTCATGTACCAATTGAAAAAAG atACGGATTTTCTGATGAGGTTGTTCTAGAACGAAATATGCAGATTAGACTAGGAAGTATTCAGTCCGATTATTCGAGATTGGATCGTATAATGACTTTACTTAAGGACGTTCTGGAATATGGCATTACAGATTTATCAGAAAAGAGATCTTATCAGATGTTATCTCGAGCAGTGGGGGACATACAGGAAATGAAAAGTGACGAATCGAAACTTTTCTCTACTTTcaatttcaactatagtttgAACAGCAAACTAACAGAGGAGGCCCTGACAGATAGATTAGAGGCCATGGAACATATAAAAGCGGTTGATGATCAAATTCACAAAACAAAAAGACGTTCTGAATCATTCCTAC AAGAAGCTGGTATAAAATACACCACTTTACTGAATTGGGAGAAAAGTAGATACGAACAGAATCTTCTTCTACAAAGGAATAAAGAAGAAAGAATAAAAGAGTCGATAgagcacaaaaaaaaattgatgagagAGGAAACAAAGGCCAATGCTGAAATGATGAAATTTTATGTCGAGCATATGAAG GATATCAAAGCAGATATAGAGAAATGGATGACAAAATATGACGAAGATATGGATGCTAAAGATATTGCCATACTCAAACAAAAAATGGAGCTTGAAGATATGCAGGAGAAATTGCAAgatctagaaaaaaaaattattagaagAAATGATGAAATGAATAACTGGATTGATTTGAGGAACAACCGAAGAGAGGAAAAAATCAGAAATGCTATACAGAAGCGGGCTGCAACCAAGATACAG CGGTGgtggagaaatattttacaGGAGAGGAAAGACGCCCTgaagaagaaaacaaaaaagaagaagaaaggaAAGAAATAA